A window from Hymenobacter volaticus encodes these proteins:
- a CDS encoding glycoside hydrolase family 95-like protein, with product MLLQSHAGYLDLLPALPTAWPDGTIRGLHARGGFVVDMQWQKGALQQLEIKSEAGQECVLHYGFKQARFPTKAGKTYKLTADLKLK from the coding sequence ATGCTGCTGCAAAGCCACGCCGGCTACCTCGACCTGCTGCCCGCCCTCCCTACCGCCTGGCCCGACGGCACCATCCGGGGCTTGCACGCCCGCGGGGGCTTCGTGGTGGATATGCAGTGGCAAAAAGGCGCGTTGCAACAGCTGGAAATCAAATCAGAAGCGGGCCAAGAGTGCGTGTTGCACTACGGCTTTAAGCAAGCGCGCTTCCCAACCAAAGCCGGCAAGACATACAAGTTAACTGCTGATTTGAAGTTGAAATAA
- a CDS encoding pectate lyase family protein yields the protein MKKFARPLLGLAVSLATQQAALAQYPQIPADVQKATNDMMKEAQRQSDLAWAKAYPIIQRDAQNGKPYIPWAARPIDLPQSPLPAFPGAEGGGAHAFGGRGGKVYVVTSLADSGPGTLREACEQGGARIVVFNVAGIIRLKSPLIIRAPYITIAGQTAPGDGVCVAGESVWLNTHDVIIRYMRFRRGETNVGRRDDAIGGNPVGNIMIDHVSASWGLDENMSMYRHMYNDSTGIPEQKLGTVNITIQNSIFSESLDTWNHAFGSTLGGENCTFMRNLWADNAGRNPSIGWNGIFNFANNVMFNWVHRSTDGGDYRAMYNIINNYYKPGPLTPKDSPVGHRILKPESGRSKLKYQVYGRAYVNGNIMEGNEKVTKDNWNGGVQVEELADAGKYTADMRVNSPLPMPDITIMPTEKAYQYVLENAGATLPKRDPVDTRIVKQVRTGKIEYIEGVPLPETQFKHRRLPIDSYKQGIITDINQVGGYPTYAGQPYLDTDKDGMPDAYEKKNKLNPNDANDASQVRGKDGYTNIEVYLNSVVPVKEVRPS from the coding sequence ATGAAAAAATTCGCTCGTCCTCTTCTCGGTTTGGCAGTCTCCCTCGCCACGCAACAGGCCGCTCTGGCGCAGTATCCGCAGATTCCGGCTGATGTGCAGAAAGCTACCAACGACATGATGAAAGAGGCCCAGCGGCAATCAGACCTTGCCTGGGCCAAGGCCTACCCCATCATCCAGCGCGACGCCCAAAACGGCAAGCCCTACATTCCCTGGGCCGCCCGCCCGATTGATTTGCCGCAGTCGCCACTGCCGGCATTTCCGGGAGCTGAAGGTGGTGGGGCGCACGCCTTCGGGGGACGCGGCGGCAAGGTGTACGTGGTGACCAGCCTAGCCGACAGCGGCCCCGGCACGCTGCGCGAGGCCTGCGAGCAAGGCGGCGCCCGCATTGTGGTGTTCAACGTGGCCGGCATTATTCGCTTGAAAAGCCCGCTCATCATCCGCGCGCCCTACATCACCATTGCGGGCCAAACCGCGCCCGGCGACGGGGTGTGCGTGGCCGGCGAATCGGTGTGGCTGAACACCCACGACGTGATTATCCGGTACATGCGTTTCCGCCGCGGCGAAACCAACGTGGGCCGCCGCGACGATGCCATCGGGGGCAACCCGGTGGGCAACATCATGATAGACCACGTATCGGCCAGCTGGGGCTTGGACGAGAACATGTCGATGTACCGCCACATGTACAACGACAGCACCGGCATTCCGGAGCAGAAGTTGGGCACCGTGAACATCACCATTCAGAACTCTATCTTCTCGGAGTCGCTGGACACTTGGAACCACGCGTTTGGCAGCACGCTCGGGGGCGAGAACTGCACGTTCATGCGCAACCTGTGGGCCGACAACGCCGGCCGGAACCCGTCCATCGGCTGGAACGGCATTTTCAACTTCGCCAACAACGTGATGTTCAACTGGGTGCACCGCTCCACCGACGGCGGCGACTACCGGGCCATGTACAACATCATCAACAACTACTACAAGCCTGGCCCGCTCACGCCGAAAGATTCGCCGGTCGGCCACCGGATTTTGAAGCCTGAATCGGGCCGCAGCAAGCTGAAGTACCAGGTGTACGGCCGCGCCTACGTGAACGGCAACATCATGGAAGGCAACGAGAAAGTAACCAAGGACAACTGGAACGGCGGCGTGCAGGTGGAAGAACTGGCCGACGCCGGCAAGTACACCGCCGACATGCGCGTGAATTCGCCCCTGCCCATGCCCGACATCACCATCATGCCCACCGAAAAGGCCTACCAATACGTGCTGGAAAACGCCGGCGCCACCCTGCCCAAGCGCGACCCTGTGGATACACGCATCGTGAAACAGGTGCGCACCGGTAAAATCGAGTACATAGAAGGAGTGCCGCTGCCCGAAACGCAATTCAAGCACCGCCGTCTTCCCATCGATTCTTATAAGCAGGGCATCATCACCGACATCAACCAGGTGGGCGGCTATCCCACCTATGCCGGCCAGCCCTACCTAGACACCGACAAGGACGGCATGCCCGACGCCTACGAAAAGAAAAACAAGCTGAACCCCAACGACGCCAACGACGCCAGCCAGGTGCGCGGCAAAGACGGCTACACCAACATCGAAGTGTACCTGAACAGCGTGGTGCCCGTGAAAGAAGTAAGGCCGTCGTAG
- a CDS encoding sodium:solute symporter → MNNLRVLDLAIIALYLVAMIAVGVYFARKNKNPEQYSSASGSIPGWAIGMSIYATFLSSNTFLGVPGKAFGTNWNAFVFSVSMPLAAWVAARYFVPFYRSTGEISAYTHLEKRFGGWARTYAVVCFLLTQLARIGSIFFGIALTLQALTGFSMEMIMLVTGICIIVYTVLGGIEAVIWTEVVQGVIKTFGALLILYLIVENMPGGVANIGTIGQQNDKFSLGGFAPDFTQSTFWVVLLYGFFINLNNFGVDQNYVQRYHTAASAKQAAKSIWLCVLLYLPASLLFFVIGTALFAYYQVHPELIEAVKLKVAAERLPLTATAAQISQTAAQLLPTDYGDKVMPHFMVTKIPPGFVGLIVSAILSAAMSTISSGMNASATVFTADIYERYFKPNLSGRQTMRMLHLGTVVVGLMGMGTGIAMIGVKSVLDVWWELSGIFAAGMLGLFLLAVISRQTRNHEALTATAIGVLVILWMTFSPSLPESFGPLRNPLHKSMIIVVGTLTIFLIGLLLSRLRKSPVVASRPEEIELPVH, encoded by the coding sequence ATGAACAATCTGCGAGTTCTCGACCTGGCCATTATTGCGCTCTACCTGGTGGCTATGATAGCCGTGGGGGTGTATTTCGCCCGCAAAAACAAGAATCCCGAGCAATACTCCAGTGCCTCCGGCTCGATTCCGGGTTGGGCTATTGGCATGTCTATCTACGCTACTTTTCTGAGTAGCAACACCTTCTTGGGCGTGCCGGGCAAGGCATTCGGTACCAACTGGAACGCCTTCGTGTTCAGCGTCTCGATGCCGCTAGCGGCGTGGGTGGCAGCCCGCTACTTCGTGCCGTTCTACCGCAGCACCGGCGAAATATCGGCCTACACGCACCTGGAAAAGCGGTTCGGAGGGTGGGCCCGCACCTACGCGGTGGTGTGTTTTCTGCTGACGCAGTTGGCGCGCATCGGCTCTATCTTCTTCGGTATTGCCCTCACGTTGCAGGCCCTGACGGGCTTCTCGATGGAGATGATTATGCTGGTGACGGGCATCTGCATCATTGTGTATACCGTGCTCGGCGGCATTGAGGCCGTTATCTGGACCGAGGTGGTGCAGGGCGTTATCAAGACCTTCGGGGCGCTGCTGATTTTGTATTTGATTGTCGAGAACATGCCGGGCGGCGTGGCCAATATTGGCACCATCGGCCAGCAAAACGACAAGTTCAGCTTGGGTGGTTTCGCGCCCGACTTCACCCAATCTACGTTTTGGGTGGTGCTGCTTTACGGTTTCTTTATCAACCTCAACAATTTCGGGGTCGACCAGAACTACGTGCAGCGCTACCACACGGCGGCGTCGGCCAAGCAGGCCGCCAAATCCATTTGGCTGTGCGTGCTGCTGTATTTGCCAGCCTCGCTGCTGTTCTTTGTTATCGGTACTGCGCTGTTTGCTTACTACCAAGTGCACCCCGAGCTGATTGAGGCCGTGAAGCTGAAAGTGGCCGCCGAACGGTTGCCGCTCACCGCCACCGCGGCCCAAATCAGCCAGACGGCCGCGCAACTGCTCCCCACCGACTACGGCGACAAGGTAATGCCGCACTTCATGGTCACCAAGATTCCGCCGGGCTTCGTCGGGCTCATCGTGTCGGCCATCCTGTCGGCGGCCATGAGCACCATTAGCTCCGGCATGAATGCCTCGGCCACTGTCTTCACTGCCGACATCTACGAGCGTTACTTCAAGCCCAACCTCAGCGGCCGGCAAACCATGCGCATGCTGCACCTCGGCACGGTAGTGGTCGGGCTGATGGGCATGGGCACCGGCATTGCCATGATTGGGGTGAAGAGCGTGCTGGACGTGTGGTGGGAACTGTCCGGGATTTTTGCGGCGGGCATGCTTGGGTTGTTTCTGCTGGCCGTTATCAGCCGCCAAACCCGCAACCACGAAGCCCTGACCGCTACCGCTATTGGCGTGCTGGTTATTCTTTGGATGACGTTCTCGCCCAGCCTGCCCGAGAGCTTTGGCCCGCTCCGTAACCCGTTGCACAAAAGCATGATTATCGTGGTCGGTACGCTGACCATCTTTTTGATTGGACTGCTGCTTTCCCGGCTCCGCAAAAGCCCGGTGGTAGCCAGCCGGCCCGAGGAAATCGAGCTGCCCGTCCACTAA
- a CDS encoding glycoside hydrolase family 2 protein, with product MPRLALPSVLLLLSWLLTANAVVGQSGLRVAVPLLDNWRTVADDKNQQAFNGFEKPNFNDQSWQTVAVPHNWDAYEGYRRMRHGNRHGYAWYRKTFPVKAAQKDARYFLFFEGVGSYATVWLNGRPVGTHAGGRTTFTLDITEAVLLDGRPNVLAVRADHPAGIQDLPWVCGGCSEERGFSEGSQPMGIFRPVQLIVTNPVRIEPFGVHIWADSTVSAQAAQLHVDSEVRNYYGKPQTVTVVNQLFDRQGKKVAEIKSKQKLAAGKTVQVRQQLPTLTQPHLWSLDDPYLYRLVTQVSAKGKVLDELETPYGIRWISWPIGPAAAKHKQFLLNGKSVFINGIAEYEHLLGQSHAFGAEQIQTRVEQMKAAGFNAFRDAHQPHNLRYQANWDSLGLLWWPQLAAHVWYDNPAFRQNFKTLLVDWVKERRNSPSIVLWGLENESTLPEDFARECTALIRQLDPTASAQRKVTTCNGARVPIGMCPKTGPAPTAATPTPTAPTWSGRCLSASTAPGAPSICTPKARPFSTVARSAKTGSRSSWS from the coding sequence ATGCCCCGCCTTGCTCTGCCTTCCGTTCTGCTGTTGCTTTCCTGGCTGCTAACTGCCAATGCAGTAGTGGGGCAGTCGGGTCTGCGGGTGGCGGTGCCGCTACTAGACAATTGGCGCACGGTAGCCGACGACAAAAACCAGCAGGCCTTCAACGGCTTCGAGAAGCCCAACTTCAACGACCAAAGCTGGCAAACCGTGGCAGTGCCCCACAATTGGGATGCCTACGAAGGCTACCGACGGATGCGCCACGGCAACCGCCACGGCTACGCCTGGTACCGCAAAACCTTCCCCGTGAAGGCCGCCCAAAAGGACGCACGCTACTTCCTGTTTTTCGAAGGCGTGGGCTCCTACGCGACGGTGTGGCTGAACGGCCGACCAGTGGGCACGCATGCCGGTGGCCGCACCACCTTCACCCTGGACATAACCGAAGCCGTGCTGCTTGATGGCCGCCCCAACGTGCTGGCCGTCCGGGCCGACCATCCGGCTGGCATCCAGGATTTGCCGTGGGTGTGCGGGGGCTGCTCCGAGGAAAGAGGTTTTTCGGAAGGCTCGCAGCCGATGGGCATTTTCCGGCCGGTGCAGTTAATCGTTACCAATCCGGTGCGGATCGAGCCGTTTGGCGTGCACATCTGGGCCGATTCCACCGTGTCGGCGCAGGCGGCGCAACTGCACGTGGATTCGGAAGTGCGCAACTACTACGGCAAGCCGCAAACCGTAACGGTGGTTAATCAACTGTTTGATCGGCAAGGCAAGAAGGTAGCCGAAATTAAATCCAAGCAGAAGCTAGCAGCCGGCAAAACCGTGCAGGTTCGGCAGCAACTGCCGACGCTCACGCAGCCGCATTTGTGGTCGTTGGACGACCCCTATCTGTATCGGCTGGTGACGCAAGTAAGTGCGAAAGGAAAGGTGCTCGACGAGCTGGAAACGCCCTATGGAATTCGTTGGATTAGCTGGCCGATTGGCCCGGCTGCCGCCAAACACAAGCAGTTCCTACTGAATGGCAAGTCCGTTTTCATCAACGGCATTGCCGAATACGAACACTTGCTCGGCCAAAGCCACGCCTTCGGGGCCGAGCAGATTCAAACGCGGGTAGAGCAAATGAAAGCGGCTGGTTTCAATGCCTTCCGCGACGCGCACCAGCCCCACAACCTGCGCTACCAAGCCAATTGGGATTCGTTGGGCTTACTGTGGTGGCCGCAGTTGGCCGCCCACGTGTGGTATGATAACCCGGCATTTCGCCAGAACTTCAAAACCCTGCTCGTTGATTGGGTGAAAGAGCGGCGCAATAGCCCGTCCATCGTTCTGTGGGGGCTGGAAAACGAAAGCACTTTGCCCGAAGACTTCGCCCGCGAATGCACCGCCCTCATCCGCCAGCTCGACCCTACGGCTTCGGCGCAGCGCAAAGTCACGACTTGCAACGGGGCAAGGGTACCGATTGGGATGTGCCCCAAAACTGGACCGGCACCTACGGCGGCGACCCCAACACCTACGGCGCCGACGTGGAGCGGCAGGTGCTTATCGGCGAGTACGGCGCCTGGCGCACCCTCGATCTGCACTCCGAAGGCCCGCCCGTTTTCAACAGTGGCCCGTTCAGCGAAGACCGGTTCACGCAGCTCATGGAGCTGA
- a CDS encoding malectin domain-containing carbohydrate-binding protein has translation MVYIASHTWPDRWLKPGRKDSIAVYSNCDEVELFNDVNAASLGRKTRAGIGTHFQWDGVDVRYNVLYAVGYVAGKAVARDYIVLNHLPAAPGFRAFLADAQPITAPQPGNNYLYRVNCGGPAYVDRHGSTWQADQPRTNSQTWGSESWTRDFPGLSPFFASQRRTHDPIQGTTDWPLFQSFRYGREKLRYAFPVPNGEYMVELYFVEPWLGTGGGLDCTGWRLFDVAINNQTVLKDLDIWKEAGHDQALKKTVKVRVTDGQLVVSFPHVASGQALIAGIAVASPDATAKPAPAPQPAISGLTVADQGSAGQWTTQTWLDTGNSPYTNDQATFSSLPSALYGAEWLRAPLNLASANKPRATFQVTTAADVYINLDAKQSTAPAWLREYEDTKTTLEIDYAGGCTFRVYRKRFPAGATVTLGPDSRAAAPDALPYLVAVNRATTIEPAYDLKPVTGYKPATARLSGPG, from the coding sequence ATGGTCTACATTGCCTCGCACACCTGGCCCGACCGGTGGCTGAAACCGGGACGCAAAGACAGCATTGCGGTGTACTCGAACTGCGACGAAGTGGAGCTGTTCAACGACGTGAATGCCGCCTCGCTGGGCCGCAAAACCCGCGCCGGCATCGGTACCCATTTCCAGTGGGACGGGGTGGACGTACGCTACAACGTGCTCTACGCCGTGGGCTACGTGGCCGGCAAGGCCGTGGCCCGTGACTATATCGTGCTCAACCACTTACCCGCAGCGCCCGGCTTCAGGGCGTTTCTAGCCGATGCCCAACCCATAACGGCCCCGCAACCGGGCAACAACTACCTGTACCGGGTGAACTGCGGCGGGCCGGCGTACGTGGACCGCCACGGCAGCACCTGGCAAGCCGACCAACCGCGCACCAACTCCCAAACGTGGGGTTCCGAATCGTGGACGCGGGACTTCCCCGGCTTGTCGCCGTTCTTCGCCAGCCAGCGCCGCACCCACGACCCCATCCAAGGCACCACCGACTGGCCGCTGTTCCAGAGTTTCCGCTACGGCCGCGAAAAGCTGCGCTACGCCTTCCCGGTGCCCAACGGCGAATACATGGTGGAACTGTACTTCGTGGAGCCCTGGCTCGGCACCGGCGGCGGGCTCGACTGCACCGGCTGGCGCTTGTTCGATGTGGCCATTAACAACCAGACAGTACTTAAGGACCTGGACATCTGGAAGGAAGCGGGCCACGACCAAGCCCTGAAAAAGACGGTGAAAGTGCGCGTGACGGATGGGCAGCTCGTCGTGTCGTTTCCGCACGTAGCATCCGGGCAGGCCCTGATTGCCGGCATTGCTGTTGCTAGCCCCGACGCCACTGCGAAGCCCGCGCCCGCCCCGCAACCAGCCATTAGTGGCCTGACCGTAGCCGACCAAGGCTCGGCGGGGCAATGGACAACCCAAACCTGGCTGGATACCGGCAACTCCCCCTACACCAACGACCAAGCCACCTTCAGCAGCTTGCCTTCCGCCTTGTACGGCGCCGAGTGGCTGCGGGCGCCGCTAAACCTAGCTTCCGCGAACAAACCCCGCGCTACCTTCCAGGTAACCACCGCGGCCGATGTGTACATCAATCTGGATGCCAAGCAAAGCACCGCGCCCGCTTGGCTGCGGGAGTACGAGGACACCAAAACCACGCTGGAAATCGACTACGCCGGTGGCTGCACGTTCCGCGTGTACCGCAAGCGGTTTCCGGCCGGCGCTACCGTCACGCTCGGCCCCGATAGTCGCGCCGCTGCCCCGGACGCTTTGCCTTACCTGGTGGCCGTCAACCGCGCCACCACCATCGAGCCAGCTTACGACCTCAAGCCCGTGACTGGCTACAAGCCGGCCACGGCCCGCCTCTCGGGGCCGGGGTAG
- a CDS encoding glycosyl hydrolase family 65 protein, whose product MPQGKWDYFCLDQVRYHGRLLTVLWDKTGTKYNKGQGLRIFADGQEIYHGKELKKVTAKLPS is encoded by the coding sequence GTGCCACAAGGCAAATGGGACTACTTCTGCCTCGACCAAGTACGCTACCACGGCCGCCTGCTCACGGTGCTTTGGGACAAAACTGGCACCAAGTACAACAAAGGCCAGGGCTTGCGCATCTTCGCCGACGGCCAGGAAATATACCACGGCAAGGAGCTGAAAAAAGTTACCGCCAAGCTCCCAAGCTAA
- a CDS encoding DUF6298 domain-containing protein translates to MESSADASNPKDEDHRWMAVVLDNVQDAWVRQVAFRRFAGSAVLAQETVRRLTVEDCISTEPVSEIGGERRNTFMTKGQQTLFQRLYAQSGYHDFAVGYCAAGPNAFVQCEAEDAYSFSGSIDSWAAGTLFDIVKEYGQALRFGNREQDGQGAGWAAANSVFWQCTAARVDCYQPPTAQNWAFGTWAQFAGNGHWEQSNEHIKPRSLYYAQLQDRLGPP, encoded by the coding sequence TTGGAATCATCGGCGGACGCCAGCAACCCGAAAGACGAAGACCACCGCTGGATGGCCGTGGTGCTGGACAACGTGCAAGATGCGTGGGTGCGGCAGGTAGCGTTTCGGCGCTTCGCCGGCTCGGCGGTGCTAGCCCAAGAAACCGTCCGCCGCCTTACCGTAGAAGACTGCATTTCCACCGAACCCGTGTCGGAAATCGGGGGCGAGCGACGCAATACGTTTATGACCAAGGGCCAGCAAACGCTGTTTCAGCGGCTGTACGCCCAATCTGGCTACCACGATTTTGCGGTGGGCTACTGCGCGGCTGGCCCCAATGCTTTTGTGCAGTGCGAGGCCGAGGATGCCTACAGCTTCAGCGGCAGCATTGATAGCTGGGCCGCGGGCACTCTGTTTGACATCGTGAAGGAATACGGCCAGGCGCTGCGCTTCGGCAATCGGGAGCAAGACGGACAGGGAGCCGGTTGGGCCGCCGCCAACAGCGTGTTTTGGCAGTGCACCGCCGCCCGCGTGGATTGCTACCAGCCGCCCACGGCGCAAAATTGGGCCTTTGGCACGTGGGCGCAGTTTGCCGGCAACGGGCATTGGGAGCAATCAAACGAGCACATCAAACCCCGCAGCTTGTACTACGCGCAGTTGCAAGACCGCCTCGGGCCACCGTAG